The following proteins come from a genomic window of Leptospira bandrabouensis:
- the gyrA gene encoding DNA gyrase subunit A: MTEQNGQENESNKTLALNLSGRPDVAGALKAGVRVIPVEIEDQMKEAYLDYAMSVIVGRALPDVRDGLKPVHRRILHAMNERAWRSDRPYVKSAKIVGEVIGNYHPHGDSAVYETMVRMAQTFSMRETLIDGQGNFGSVDGDNAAAYRYTEAKLTKLAEELLKDIEKNTVSFSPNFDDTRQQPDVLPANFPNILVNGSTGIAVGMATNIPPHNLKESVNAVIALIQNPDITLPELMKILPGPDFPTGGTIIGGEGLYQAYATGKGSIRIRSKVDIIENNKGREIIVINEIPYQVNKKNLLEKIGELVNEKIIEGISEILDLSDRKGIRVEIHVKKDANAQVILNQLFKLTQLQVSYGITMLAILNNRPKIFSLKEILKSYADHRNEVVVKRTEFDLDKAQKRAHILEGLRIALDNIDEVIRIIRASKDVKEAQSSLMATFSLSEIQADAILEMRLQRLTSLEVQKIIEELEQVRLLIADLEDILAKPERVKSIICDELGKVSQSFGNNRSTEISLESLESSTFNAEDLIADEEVVVQLSEDMFIKRLPMDTFRRQKRGGKGVQGISTKREDFVKKLSSAMTHDNLMLFSNKGRAFLMKVYELPIGSKEARGKSLKAVINLNDDEIITSLFTFRNFDESYLLMVTRDGFVKKIQLDEFTNTKKSGIIAIGLREGDELIDVIANPNNYDVFIGSKNGLAIRMNLNELRSQGRTASGVTAMKLEDDDAIAGITKVEPGTNLFCVSENGFGKRTDFEEFSTKGRGGKGMTYLKIGEKNGRAVGISSVREEDELLVITQSGMTIRVEVKTISMVGRSAMGVKVVNTKDEDFVKDFAVVRDSESEPE, encoded by the coding sequence ATGACCGAACAAAACGGCCAAGAAAACGAATCAAACAAAACCCTAGCACTGAATCTTTCCGGTAGACCAGACGTAGCCGGTGCACTGAAAGCCGGTGTGCGGGTCATTCCGGTGGAAATTGAAGACCAAATGAAGGAAGCTTACCTTGATTATGCGATGAGTGTAATTGTTGGTCGAGCCCTTCCTGATGTTAGAGATGGATTAAAACCTGTTCATAGACGTATTCTTCATGCGATGAATGAAAGAGCCTGGAGATCAGATCGTCCTTATGTAAAATCTGCGAAAATTGTTGGGGAAGTGATTGGTAACTACCACCCGCATGGTGACTCAGCAGTTTATGAAACGATGGTTCGTATGGCCCAAACTTTTTCCATGCGAGAAACTTTGATCGATGGGCAAGGAAACTTTGGATCTGTCGACGGTGATAATGCTGCGGCTTATCGTTATACAGAAGCTAAACTTACGAAACTTGCGGAAGAACTTCTTAAAGACATCGAAAAAAATACAGTCAGTTTTTCACCAAACTTTGATGATACGAGACAACAGCCGGATGTTTTACCAGCAAATTTTCCAAATATTTTAGTAAACGGTTCAACAGGGATTGCTGTGGGTATGGCTACGAACATTCCACCGCATAACTTAAAAGAATCGGTAAATGCTGTCATTGCTCTCATTCAAAACCCAGACATCACACTGCCGGAACTAATGAAAATTCTTCCAGGACCTGATTTCCCAACTGGAGGAACCATCATTGGTGGGGAAGGTTTATACCAAGCCTATGCTACTGGGAAAGGTTCCATTCGCATTCGATCCAAAGTTGATATAATCGAAAACAACAAAGGTCGAGAGATTATTGTCATTAATGAAATTCCATACCAAGTAAACAAAAAGAACTTACTCGAAAAAATCGGGGAACTTGTGAATGAGAAGATCATAGAAGGTATCTCTGAAATTTTAGATCTTTCCGATAGAAAGGGAATTCGAGTTGAGATTCATGTTAAAAAAGATGCCAATGCACAGGTCATTCTAAACCAACTTTTCAAACTCACACAACTACAAGTGAGTTATGGAATCACAATGCTTGCGATTTTAAACAATCGCCCAAAAATCTTTTCACTAAAAGAAATTCTAAAATCCTATGCAGATCATAGAAATGAAGTCGTTGTCAAACGTACTGAATTTGATTTAGATAAAGCACAAAAAAGAGCACACATTTTAGAAGGATTACGCATTGCTCTTGATAATATCGATGAAGTGATACGTATCATACGTGCCTCTAAAGATGTAAAAGAAGCACAAAGTTCCCTCATGGCAACGTTTTCACTTTCTGAAATCCAAGCGGATGCGATTCTGGAAATGCGATTGCAACGACTCACTTCATTGGAAGTACAAAAAATCATTGAAGAGTTGGAACAAGTTCGCCTTCTTATTGCTGACCTAGAAGACATTCTTGCCAAACCAGAACGAGTGAAATCCATCATTTGTGACGAACTTGGAAAAGTGTCTCAATCTTTTGGAAATAATCGTTCCACAGAGATTAGTTTGGAATCTCTGGAATCATCAACCTTTAACGCGGAAGATTTGATTGCAGATGAAGAAGTAGTGGTTCAGTTATCAGAAGATATGTTTATCAAACGTCTTCCTATGGATACATTCCGTCGCCAAAAACGAGGCGGAAAAGGAGTCCAAGGAATCTCGACAAAAAGAGAAGACTTTGTTAAAAAACTAAGTAGTGCCATGACTCACGATAACTTAATGCTCTTTTCCAATAAAGGTAGAGCCTTCCTTATGAAAGTTTATGAACTACCTATCGGTTCGAAGGAAGCAAGAGGAAAATCATTAAAAGCCGTGATCAACTTAAATGATGATGAGATCATTACTTCGTTATTCACTTTCAGAAATTTTGACGAATCCTATTTGCTTATGGTAACAAGAGATGGGTTTGTGAAAAAGATCCAATTGGATGAATTCACTAACACCAAAAAATCCGGTATCATTGCCATCGGTCTTCGTGAAGGAGATGAGCTCATTGATGTGATTGCTAACCCAAATAACTATGATGTGTTCATTGGAAGTAAAAATGGACTCGCAATCCGAATGAATTTGAACGAACTTCGGTCACAAGGTCGAACCGCTTCTGGTGTCACAGCGATGAAGTTGGAAGATGATGATGCGATTGCAGGAATTACCAAAGTAGAACCAGGAACCAATTTATTCTGTGTTTCCGAAAACGGATTTGGTAAACGCACTGATTTCGAAGAATTTTCTACCAAAGGTCGTGGTGGGAAAGGAATGACCTATTTAAAAATTGGTGAAAAGAATGGTCGTGCCGTGGGAATCTCTTCGGTAAGAGAAGAGGATGAACTTCTTGTCATTACACAATCAGGTATGACCATCCGAGTCGAAGTAAAAACGATTTCGATGGTGGGTCGCTCTGCCATGGGTGTCAAAGTAGTGAATACCAAAGATGAAGACTTTGTAAAAGACTTTGCAGTCGTTAGAGATTCAGAGTCCGAACCAGAATAA
- a CDS encoding tRNA dihydrouridine synthase — MITIGGVTIKGDVVLSPMAGISDSPYRQITRRYGSAFAYTEFVSTEQLLMGNTKSLDMFRYLETERPIFFQIFGSDLETVINASEIAASKKPDVIDLNMGCSVAKVSHHGSGAGLLRNVRLAGAMIEGIRKKTNLPVTAKIRLGWDSNSLNYLETVKVLEGSGVSAISVHGRTKAMAYTGVADWNAIGEIKSKAKVPIFGNGDVASFSEALNKKKKYGVDLVLIGRKAIGNPWIFSEKPKEKVSWLEIKEVILEHLNLMLNFYPSEDDYGLILFRKHFIRYIENTGFPEKTKRELLTITNVNQFINRLESVEMDSKFLETSEIKNENINCETFVSLV; from the coding sequence ATGATTACCATCGGGGGAGTGACAATCAAAGGAGATGTTGTTCTTTCGCCGATGGCTGGTATTTCCGATAGTCCCTACAGGCAAATTACAAGACGATATGGTTCTGCTTTTGCATATACTGAGTTTGTGTCCACAGAACAATTGTTAATGGGGAATACAAAGTCGTTGGATATGTTTCGTTACTTAGAAACAGAAAGGCCGATTTTTTTTCAAATTTTCGGATCAGATTTAGAAACTGTAATCAATGCTTCGGAAATAGCAGCCTCTAAAAAACCGGATGTCATAGACTTGAATATGGGATGTTCTGTTGCCAAAGTCTCCCACCACGGATCAGGAGCTGGGCTATTACGCAATGTTCGTTTGGCGGGTGCAATGATTGAAGGGATTCGCAAAAAAACAAACCTTCCTGTCACTGCAAAGATTCGGCTTGGTTGGGATTCCAATTCCTTAAATTATTTAGAAACAGTCAAAGTATTAGAAGGTTCGGGTGTATCGGCCATTTCCGTTCACGGAAGGACAAAGGCAATGGCTTATACTGGTGTTGCCGATTGGAATGCGATTGGTGAGATCAAATCCAAAGCAAAGGTGCCTATTTTTGGAAATGGCGATGTGGCCAGTTTTTCTGAGGCACTCAATAAGAAAAAAAAATATGGCGTGGATCTTGTTCTTATTGGTCGCAAGGCCATCGGAAATCCTTGGATTTTTTCAGAGAAACCTAAGGAAAAGGTTAGTTGGTTAGAAATTAAGGAAGTTATTTTAGAACATTTAAACTTAATGTTAAATTTTTATCCTTCTGAAGATGATTATGGATTAATACTTTTTCGAAAGCATTTTATAAGATATATAGAGAATACAGGATTCCCTGAGAAAACAAAAAGAGAACTTTTGACAATCACAAACGTAAATCAATTTATAAATAGATTAGAATCTGTAGAAATGGATTCTAAATTTTTGGAAACAAGCGAAATAAAAAACGAGAATATCAACTGTGAAACGTTTGTTAGTCTCGTATAA